A window from Actimicrobium sp. CCC2.4 encodes these proteins:
- a CDS encoding RNA polymerase sigma factor, whose protein sequence is MNVFIKDQENTLSNDTIEPDVSPPIPGIHIDQLFKKHHVSLIRFTQRYVRNIDDAKDVVQATYIEAIRCANRYNGSSQPSTWLFGIALNLARNHARQHYVKSLRNADESLLYDMVDMSADPADLAQNQQLANSVEKMLSKMPQRLRETFELVLEHEANYAEAAEKMRIPIGTVRSRISRIRQHIHAIVD, encoded by the coding sequence ATGAACGTATTTATAAAAGACCAAGAAAACACGCTCTCAAACGACACCATCGAGCCGGACGTATCGCCTCCAATACCCGGCATCCACATTGACCAGTTATTCAAAAAACATCACGTTAGCCTCATTCGTTTTACGCAACGCTACGTGCGGAACATCGACGACGCCAAGGATGTCGTACAGGCAACATACATTGAGGCGATACGTTGCGCTAATCGCTACAACGGCAGCTCGCAACCATCCACGTGGTTATTCGGCATCGCACTGAACCTGGCAAGAAATCACGCGCGTCAGCACTATGTGAAATCGCTCAGGAACGCAGATGAAAGTCTTCTCTATGACATGGTGGACATGTCGGCGGATCCTGCTGACTTGGCTCAAAATCAGCAGCTGGCCAATAGTGTCGAAAAAATGCTGTCGAAAATGCCGCAGCGCCTACGCGAAACATTTGAACTGGTGCTGGAACACGAAGCCAACTATGCCGAGGCAGCTGAAAAAATGCGAATTCCGATAGGGACGGTCCGCTCTCGGATCTCACGGATAAGGCAACATATTCATGCAATCGTCGACTGA
- a CDS encoding RNA polymerase sigma factor — translation MITLLEQQLPAIEQSETETKKPFQCLTVEDIDQLFKQHYSHLVRFVQRYVRNIEDAKDVVQNTFVESVRCADRFTGASKPSTWLFGIALNLARNHVRRNYAAITKHADESMIDDMVDMSGDPADLIENQQLADRVEQMLSALPDRIRETFESVLEHESSYAVAAEKMHIPIGTVRSRVSRVREQIRLIIN, via the coding sequence ATGATTACATTACTGGAGCAACAACTGCCCGCAATTGAACAATCTGAAACTGAAACCAAGAAACCCTTCCAATGCCTCACCGTTGAGGACATTGACCAATTATTCAAACAGCACTACTCCCACCTGGTTCGCTTCGTACAGCGCTATGTACGAAACATCGAAGATGCAAAAGACGTTGTACAAAATACTTTTGTTGAAAGCGTACGATGCGCCGACCGCTTCACCGGTGCCTCAAAACCATCAACCTGGCTATTCGGCATCGCCCTAAATCTTGCGCGCAACCATGTCCGCCGCAACTATGCCGCCATTACCAAACACGCTGACGAAAGCATGATCGACGATATGGTCGACATGTCGGGTGATCCGGCTGACCTGATCGAAAATCAGCAACTTGCCGACCGCGTCGAACAAATGTTGTCCGCACTTCCTGATCGCATCAGAGAAACATTCGAATCCGTTCTCGAACACGAATCCAGTTACGCTGTCGCCGCTGAGAAAATGCATATACCAATCGGTACGGTGCGATCCCGGGTATCGCGCGTCAGGGAACAAATTCGATTGATCATTAACTAA